The genomic stretch CCGCACGCTCGACAAGCGCGCGTTCCTCCGCCAGATGGAAGCCATCGGCTACACCCTGCGCCCCGCTGCGGACGTGCCTCAGGATGCCGCTGCCGCATCTCCCTGACCGTTTCCTTTCTCGCCTAGACCGTTTCCCCTGATGTCCACCCAGACCGCCCCTTCCCCCGCCGACACCCCCGAGGGCGAGGGCCAGATCCTCCGCCTCGGCCTGCCGAAGGGCAGCCTCCAAGAGTCCACGTTCGACCTGCTGGAGAAAGCTGGCTACGGCTTCTCCGTCCGCTCGCGGAGCTACTTCCCGTCCATCGACGACGACGAGCTGACGGCGATGCTCGTCCGCGCCCAGGAGATGGGCAAGTACGTCGCCGACGGCGTGTTCGACGCCGGCATCACCGGCCTCGACTGGATCGCCGAGACCGGCGCCGACGTCCACGTGGTCGCCGACCTGGTGTACTCGAAGGCCTCCATGCGACCCGTCCGCTGGGTGCTCGCCGTGCCCGAAGACTCCGACATCCACTCGGTGAAGGACCTGGAGGGCAAGCGGATCGCGACCGAGGTGGTCGGCCTCACGGAGCGCTGGCTCGCCGAGCACGGCGTCACCGCCGACGTCGAGTTCTCGTGGGGCGCCACCGAGGTGAAGGCCCCCGACTTGGTCGACGCCATCGTCGAGGTAACCGAGACCGGCAACTCGCTCCGCGCCAACAAGCTTCGCATCGTGGACGTGCTGCTCTCGTCCAACACCCAGCTCGTCGCCAACCACGACGCGTGGCAGGACCCGTGGAAGCGGGAGAAGATCGAGAACCTTGCCCTGCTCTTGGAGGGCGCCATCCGCGCCGAGGGCAAGGTGGGCCTGAAGCTGAACGTCCGCCGCGACGACCTCGCCTCGATCGTGGAGCGGCTCCCGGCGCTCCGCAACCCGACCATCTCGCCACTCTTTTCGGACGAGTGGGTGGCCGTCGAGACGATCATCGAGGAACGGCAGGTCCGCAAGCTGATCCCCGAGCTGAAGCGCCTCGGCGCCGAGGGAATCATCGAGTACCCGCTCAACAAGATGATTCCCTAGTTCGTCGGGCGTAGGACGTGGG from Rubrivirga sp. SAORIC476 encodes the following:
- the hisG gene encoding ATP phosphoribosyltransferase, producing the protein MSTQTAPSPADTPEGEGQILRLGLPKGSLQESTFDLLEKAGYGFSVRSRSYFPSIDDDELTAMLVRAQEMGKYVADGVFDAGITGLDWIAETGADVHVVADLVYSKASMRPVRWVLAVPEDSDIHSVKDLEGKRIATEVVGLTERWLAEHGVTADVEFSWGATEVKAPDLVDAIVEVTETGNSLRANKLRIVDVLLSSNTQLVANHDAWQDPWKREKIENLALLLEGAIRAEGKVGLKLNVRRDDLASIVERLPALRNPTISPLFSDEWVAVETIIEERQVRKLIPELKRLGAEGIIEYPLNKMIP